The Barnesiella intestinihominis YIT 11860 DNA window CTTATCAGGGATATTTTCGGGACATATTATCTGCGAGGTATTGCACATTGCCGACAACGAAACTCACGACGTAATTTTTGCCCGCGTCCTCAATACCATTCCCGACAATGGTACTCCTATGACTTACGCCTACTATCACCATGTAATTAAAGGAAAAGCTCCCCAAAACGCACCGACCTACATCAAGGAGGAAAATGTTTCCCCAGAAGATCCGAAACCAAACTCTGGGAAAAAGTACATTTGCGAAGTATGCGGATACATTCACGAAGGAGAATTGCCAGACGATTTCAAATGTCCGGTCTGTCAAGCACCGAGGAGTTGTTTCAAAGAAATTTGATTTACTATGAACCAAATTCCCGATCGAAAGTTCTATTTTCAATCGGGAATTTTTACTGTTTCAAAAGATAGGAACCACCGAGAACCCAATCTAATTCACCAAACTTGCTTTGGCTTATAGTTTACACTATCTTTGCATAAAATGCAAAACAGACGATATTATCTTTTATTAGAACTTTTAATCTTTACACAATGGATTTTATAATCGACAATCATCTGCAAGGCCTCGTTATTGGAATCTGCACATTTCTAATCATCGGAATGTTCCACCCCATAGTTGTCAAAGCCGAATACTATTGGAGTACTCGTTGTTGGTGGTTATTTTTATTTTTGGGGATAGCAGGCGTGATATCGTCTCTATGCATTGAAAATGTAGTTATATCGTCCTTGTTGGGTGTTTTTGCCTTTTCTTCTTTTTGGTCGATTAAAGAAATCTTCGAACAAGAAAAACGCGTGCAAAAGGGCTGGTTTCCCAAAAATCCTAAGCGGACTTACAAATTTTAAAGAGCATACCCATCATATTTAACGCCTTATCCTATACAATACTACAAAAAAGAGCTATCTTTGCAAGAGATATAAATAGATGCCATACCGGCATAATCGAGTGAAACATATCGATTTGCAAGACATTCTATTTTTAGATAGTGTTGTTATGAAGTATCTTTACGCAGTCTTTTTCGCGTTAGTATTCAGTGGCTTCGTCCTTCCAACGGCCGTAGCTCAAACAACTATGGAGAAAGAGATCTGGAAGATCGACGACAACCGTCAAAATGAACCCGTCCAAGAAGCTCCCATAGAGGTTTCGAGCAAGGACGGAAGTATTTATATTCGTACCCCACGCAAAGTACAAGTAGTAGTCTACACGATATTAGGACAGATCGTAACCGACCGGACCATCAATCCCGGCCTCTCTGAATTAAAAATAGGTGTCCGAGGTATTTATTTAGTTAAAATAGAGGGACAAACACAAAAGATTGCTCTTTAATATATCCTTTTTACTTCAAATCGATATTACAAAAATAAAACCTTAAACATTGTTTCAATATTTCATGAAATAGTTTAACTTTGTCCCTATAAAGTTAAACTTAAAAACCGAAACAATGGAAAGTATCGATTGGTCAAACCTGTCATTCGGCTATATGCCTACCGATTATAATGTACGGTGTATTTACAAAGACGGGAAATGGGGCGACATTACAGTTACCAGCTCACAAACATTCGAAATACACATGGCAGCCACTTGCCTTCATTACGGACAAGAGGCATTCGAAGGAATGAAAGCCTTTCGGGGTAAAGACGGAAAAATCCGCATTTTCCGTATGGACGAGAATGCAGCTCGCTTGCAGAGTTCCTGCCGGGGAATCATGATGCCCGAACTGCCCACAGAGAAGTTTAACGAAGCCATACTAACCGTAGTCAAGAAGAACGAAAGGTTCGTACCTCCCTACGAAAGCGGAGCTTCACTCTATATACGCCCATTACTAATAGGGACATCGGCACAGGTAGGAGTCAAACCGGCCAAAGAATATTTGTTCATCGTCTTCGTATCTCCGGTAGGTCCTTATTTCAAAGAGGGTTTCAAACCTACCCCTATGGCGATACTCCGTCAATACGACCGCGCCGCTCCACTCGGAACAGGACGCTACAAAGTAGGAGGGAATTACGCAGCCAGTTTAGTGGCTGGCGAAAAAGCCCATGAACTGGGATATTCCGCCGTACTCTATCTGGACGCCAAAGAGAAAAAATATATCGACGAATGCGGCCCGGCCAACTTCTTCGGCATTCGGGGAAACAGCTATATCACCCCGAAATCGACGTCCATTCTCCCTTCAATCACCAACAAAAGCCTCATGCAACTTGCCGAGGACATGGGCATGACGGTAGAAGTACGACAAATACCGGAAGATGAAATCGGGACATTCGACGAAGCGGGAGCCTGTGGAACAGCTGCTGTCATCAGTCCTATCGCCCGTATAGACGACCTCGATGAAAACAAATCGTATATTTTCTCCAAAGACGGTAAACCCGGTCCTATTTGCGAAAAGCTATACAATAAGTTACGCGCTATACAATATGGCGACGAACCCGATACTCACAAATGGATTACTATCGTAGAATAACTACAAGATTATACAACGGCAGCCCGGAGAGACACTCTTTCGGGCTGTCGCTTTTATAACACATTTTTTCAGTGACAACCATGAATATCCAACAAATCTTCGAAAAATACTATCAACCCGGAACGCCTCTTTATAACAGCGTATGGTCCCATAGCAAACTGGTTGCCGAAAAAGCCCTGAAACTAGCCCAAGTCCACCCAGAATTAAATATCGATTCGGACTTTGTTTACGAAGCCGCCATGCTTCACGACATCGGCGTATACCTCACCCATGCTCCTTCGATTTACTGTACAGGAGAAGAGCCCTATATCCGTCACGGCATTATAGGAGCCGAACTTCTTCGAAATGAAGGATATCCCAAACACGCTCTCGTTTGTGAACGACACACAGGAACCGGACTGACGGTCGATGACATCATCTCCCAAAACCTCCCGCTTCCACACCGTGACATGTGCCCTATAAGTCTCGAAGAAAAACTCGTTTGCTTCGCCGACAAGTTTTATTCGAAATCTACTCCCGACCAAGAAAAACCGTTCGATAAAGTTCGTAAAAGCGTTGCTAAATATGGCGATGCGTCTCTACACCGTTTCGACGAAATGGCCACTCTGTTTTTATAGAAACCTATACAATCAATAAAAAGAAGATACTCTGAACATTGAATAAAATATATTAAATAAAGCCCAAACGCCGATAAGTCATGGAAAATGTGTATTTTTGCGAGTTGATTACAGATTGACAGCCGGATGCCAAAAGACAGCAAAAAATACGCTATACTTTTATCTCTTCTATGCTCCTCACTGTTTGTGTCGCTCATCGCACAAGACAGGCATCCGTCTTATAGCGAAGTGACTTCACTCGATTCCACCACGAGCAAAGATAGTGTTACTTTATTATCAAATAAACCGATAACACTTTTAGACAGTATTTCCAAAGATTCGTTACAATCGGATTCGTTAGGAGTCGATTCGCTTGCCAATGATTCTGTCTCACCCAAGAAAAAGAAAGCCGGTTTGACATCGGTTGTCGATTACAAGGCCAACGATTCTATCGTTTTCACCCACGGTAACGAGGTGTACATGTACGGAAAAGGGGTAGTACAGTTCGATGGCATGGAGCTCAATGCAGATCAAATCGAGATGAACATGGACAGTAGCTTAGTCTACGCCGTGGGTCGTCCCGACTCTGTGGGAGATATAGTGGGCCGTCCCGTTTTCAAGGATAAAAGCGGAGAGTACGAATCGGAAACCATGAATTATAATTTCAAGACAAAAAAGGGATATATTACCAATATTGTCACCCAACAAGGCGAAGGTTACTTGACAGGCGGACAAACCAAAAAAATGGAGAATGACGAATTCTACATGAAAAGCGGACGTTACACGACATGCGACAATCACGATCACCCGCACTTTTATCTGCAATTAACCCAAGCGAAAGTCCGTCCCAAAAAGAATATCGTAACGGGGCCGGCGTATATGGTACTGGCCGATGTTCCTCTTCCACTCGCCATTCCGTTCGGCTTCTTCCCTTTCACCGAAAAATATTCATCGGGTATTATCGTTCCCACTTTCGGAGACGAACTGGCACGAGGATTTTATTTGCGTGACGGCGGTTATTATTTTGCCATCAACGATTACATAGACCTTGCACTGACCGGTGAAATTTACACAAAAGGTTCATGGGGTATCAACGCCCGTTCGGCCTATATCAAACGATACAAATATTCCGGTAACTTCGATTTGAGTTTCATCACAACCATTACCGGAGATAAAGGATTGCCAGACTATTCAAAAATGAAGAACTTCAAAATAGCATGGACCCATACCCAAGACACTAAAAACAACCCGAACATGTCGTTATCGGCAAGCGTTAATTTCACAACCAGCGGATATACCCGAAACGATTTGAACAGCTATTACAATTCCAACAGCTTTACCGAAAACACCAAAAGTTCTACGGTAAACATGACCTACCGTATTCCTAACTCGTCATGGAGTTTTTCGGCAACCGCCAATATCACTCAACGTACGCAAGACTCGACACTAAATGTTTCTTTTCCCAATTTAACCGTGTCAATGGGGCAAATTTACCCATTCAAACGGAAATCGGTCGTGGGCAATGAACGTTGGTATGAAAAAATACAAATGTCGTATAGCGGTCGTTTCCAAAACTCGATTCTCACCAAGCAAGACCAGATACTTAAATCGAATCTGATTAAAGACTGGCGAAACGGTATGTATCACAACATTCCCATATCGGCGACTTTCAATGTATTCAAATATCTCAACCTGACTGCCAGCTTCAACTTTACCGACCGTATGTACACCAACAAAGTTATGAGAGAATGGGATACACAGCAGTCAAAAATAGTTCAAGACACGACCTACGGATTTTACAACGTATTTAATTATTACGGTTCGTTAAGCGCAGATACCAAACTATA harbors:
- a CDS encoding flavin reductase family protein, whose protein sequence is MDITALRNLTYGLYVVGTNDNGRPTGCIINTCFQVTSENPIVAISMNKNNYTHDIIVRHGKFSLAILAEESDTSLITTFGFQCGRDRNKYTNYDYEWQNDVPILSGIFSGHIICEVLHIADNETHDVIFARVLNTIPDNGTPMTYAYYHHVIKGKAPQNAPTYIKEENVSPEDPKPNSGKKYICEVCGYIHEGELPDDFKCPVCQAPRSCFKEI
- a CDS encoding DUF4491 family protein, giving the protein MDFIIDNHLQGLVIGICTFLIIGMFHPIVVKAEYYWSTRCWWLFLFLGIAGVISSLCIENVVISSLLGVFAFSSFWSIKEIFEQEKRVQKGWFPKNPKRTYKF
- a CDS encoding DUF6383 domain-containing protein, whose translation is MKYLYAVFFALVFSGFVLPTAVAQTTMEKEIWKIDDNRQNEPVQEAPIEVSSKDGSIYIRTPRKVQVVVYTILGQIVTDRTINPGLSELKIGVRGIYLVKIEGQTQKIAL
- a CDS encoding branched-chain amino acid aminotransferase; amino-acid sequence: MKLNLKTETMESIDWSNLSFGYMPTDYNVRCIYKDGKWGDITVTSSQTFEIHMAATCLHYGQEAFEGMKAFRGKDGKIRIFRMDENAARLQSSCRGIMMPELPTEKFNEAILTVVKKNERFVPPYESGASLYIRPLLIGTSAQVGVKPAKEYLFIVFVSPVGPYFKEGFKPTPMAILRQYDRAAPLGTGRYKVGGNYAASLVAGEKAHELGYSAVLYLDAKEKKYIDECGPANFFGIRGNSYITPKSTSILPSITNKSLMQLAEDMGMTVEVRQIPEDEIGTFDEAGACGTAAVISPIARIDDLDENKSYIFSKDGKPGPICEKLYNKLRAIQYGDEPDTHKWITIVE
- a CDS encoding HD domain-containing protein, with product MNIQQIFEKYYQPGTPLYNSVWSHSKLVAEKALKLAQVHPELNIDSDFVYEAAMLHDIGVYLTHAPSIYCTGEEPYIRHGIIGAELLRNEGYPKHALVCERHTGTGLTVDDIISQNLPLPHRDMCPISLEEKLVCFADKFYSKSTPDQEKPFDKVRKSVAKYGDASLHRFDEMATLFL
- a CDS encoding putative LPS assembly protein LptD; protein product: MPKDSKKYAILLSLLCSSLFVSLIAQDRHPSYSEVTSLDSTTSKDSVTLLSNKPITLLDSISKDSLQSDSLGVDSLANDSVSPKKKKAGLTSVVDYKANDSIVFTHGNEVYMYGKGVVQFDGMELNADQIEMNMDSSLVYAVGRPDSVGDIVGRPVFKDKSGEYESETMNYNFKTKKGYITNIVTQQGEGYLTGGQTKKMENDEFYMKSGRYTTCDNHDHPHFYLQLTQAKVRPKKNIVTGPAYMVLADVPLPLAIPFGFFPFTEKYSSGIIVPTFGDELARGFYLRDGGYYFAINDYIDLALTGEIYTKGSWGINARSAYIKRYKYSGNFDLSFITTITGDKGLPDYSKMKNFKIAWTHTQDTKNNPNMSLSASVNFTTSGYTRNDLNSYYNSNSFTENTKSSTVNMTYRIPNSSWSFSATANITQRTQDSTLNVSFPNLTVSMGQIYPFKRKSVVGNERWYEKIQMSYSGRFQNSILTKQDQILKSNLIKDWRNGMYHNIPISATFNVFKYLNLTASFNFTDRMYTNKVMREWDTQQSKIVQDTTYGFYNVFNYYGSLSADTKLYGFYKPWKIFGDKVQAIRHIFTPSISFSAAPDFSSPRYGFWKTLSYVNERGETVTEKYSPFSNGIFGTVSQGKQGTVSFSVSNNLEMKVKSDRDSTGVRKISLIENLSANMSYNMAADSMKWSNLNTSILIKLTKGFNLQMSATWDTYTYQLDSYGNPVRVNKPRWTVGKGLGRLSSTGTSFSYTFNNDTFKKKDKKKNDNKQPQPQPNTLPPDPNEEPEDDTASEESDTQFGADGYAIWEVPWSLSINYSVNYGYGSFNKKKMEYNGRFTQNLSFSGNINFTKNWSFNFSASYDFDAKKIAYMNCNITRDLHCWSMSASFVPVGPYKSYNFHISVKSSLLQDLKYDKRGNSYSRLDWY